The Saccharopolyspora pogona region GAGCTCGTGCCCGGAGACCTGGCCGCGCATGTGCCGGGCGACTTCGGTGGCGCCGAGGTTCGCGCCGTAGGCGTAGGCGGTGAGCACATAGCGGCCGAGCGCGTCACCACGGATCTTCGGGTCCGAGCCCGAGGCCGG contains the following coding sequences:
- a CDS encoding transposase — translated: MTDSRSPPASGSDPKIRGDALGRYVLTAYAYGANLGATEVARHMRGQVSGHEL